A region of the Desulfobacter postgatei 2ac9 genome:
TCATGTTGCCTGCTGGATACACGCACGTCGAAAGTTCATGGAGGTGGTCAAAGCTGCCGGGAATAAAGACGGCAAACCGACAGGAATCTCCGGCAAAGCCCTGAAGTACATCAGCAAATTATACAAAATAGAGAGAGAGGCCAAAGAACTTGGTTTGTCTGCTGATGGACTTTACCGGAAAAGGCAGGAACAAGCCTTGCCTATCCTTGATGAATTTAAAAAATGGTTGGATGCTCAAGTTGAGAAGGTGCCCCCCAAAAGCCTTCTTGGCAAAGCCATCAACTACACCCTTAATCAATGGCATCGGCTGGTCCTGTATACGGAAAGTGGTCTGGTAATGCCCGACAATAATGTGGTTGAAAATGCAATAAGACCCTTTGTGGTCGGTAGAAAAAATTGGTTATTTTCGTGTACATCCGAAGGCGCCAGGGCCAGTGCCTGCATTTACAGCCTAATCGAAACCGCCAAGGCCAATGGACTTGAACCTTATTGGTACCTCAAATTTCTTTTTGAAAATTTACCGGAAGCCATGACGGAAGACGAATTTAAAGCTTTGATGCCACAAAACGTGGATAAAAACTTGCTGGAAAACTATACAACACCCCGATAGGCTTAAAAAGGTGTGGTTCATACACCGCTTACGTTCCGGGTGAGTTGGGACACATTGCGGTTCAGACCCAGATTCACGGAAGGGAAAATTCCTGCATGATGAAAAAAGGGTAATGCTTTTTCCATACCCCGGACAACGCCGTTAAACCCGCGCATTTGCTCATGGATGTGCGGGACGGATGAATCCAGGCTGATCCAGAAGTTGCGCAATGGGGTATCTGCAAGTTCATCGGCAATGGCCTTTACCTTGTCTTTGAAGCCCGGATTTTCATGGTCGGCAAAAAAAAATCCGTTGCTACCTGTGCGAATATAGGGAATCCCTGCTTTTCCGGCGTGCCGGATAAGTTCGGGCAGATCCTTGCGCAGCAGCATGGGTTCCCCGCCGGTAAACGAAATGGCCTGGAATCCCTTTTCCCCTGCCGCATCAATGATTTTTTTGAGCTGATCATTGGAGAGCCGGGTTCTGTCAAATGTACTGGTTTTGCGCATGCCGCACTGGGGGCAGGTGGCATTGCACCGGTCTGTAATTTGAATAACAAGCTGGCCGGGCATCCTGCCTTTGAGGATCAGTGCGGCGGTTTTCAGTCCTGAATGGATATGGGCCATGATCATACCGCTTTTAAGAATTCTTCCATGGATACCGGGGGCTCCATCTCTTTGTAGAACTCCCAGGACTGTATAAATGCATTTTCAAATGAGCGGTTTTCCATGTATTCCCTGGCCCACCGGGACATTTGAGCGCACAACCCGGGGGCGATCACAAATTCCTGCATGGCAGATAAAAGGGCTGTGCTATCATCGCTTTTAATGATAATGCCGGTCTTACGGTCCAGCATATTTTCGCAGGGGCCGCCCAGGTCCGACACGATCACGGGCAGGCCCGAAGCCTGGGCTTCAAGCACCACATTGCCAAAAGTGTCTGTGGTGGATGGAAATACAAAGATATCTGCCGAAGCATACACCCGGCATAAGGGCTCACCGGAAAGGTACCCTGTGAAGGTCACGGGATAATTTTTGAGCATACCTTTCATTTCATCGGCATAAGGACCGTCTCCCACAACAGTGAGATGCACCTTGTCATTGGTCGCATAAAGCGTTTTGAACGCATCCACCAGAAGCGGCAGATTTTTTTCCCTGGAGACCCGGCCCACATAAAGAAATTTCAACGCATCCTCATTGACCCCGAAATTGGAAGTCAGGGTGTCGCACCGCTTTGATGGATGAAAAATTTCCGTGTTAATGCCCCGGGGCATGATGCGGATTTTTTCGGCCTTGATGCCCCGTTCGGTGAGCTCGTCAAAGGAGTTCTGACTGGAAACATAGATCTGGTCCATCTGGTCGTAATACCAGATCATGAATTTCCAGGTCAGGCCTTCGATAAAATCATCCCCGGTCAGATATTGGGCATATTGGGGAAACTGGGTATGATAGGTTGAGCTCAAGGGCAGTTTCAGGATTTTTGAAATGGCCAGGGCTGCCAAACCAATGGGGCCGGGTGTGGCGGAGTGGATATGGGTAAATCCCTGGTGGTAGCAATAATCAAGCATCTCCAGGAATGGTGGGTAATACATTTTTTGTTCCGTATATTCCGGGATCTCATAAACGCCGATGGGGGTAAAGTTTTTTACCCCGTTTCCTGTTCTTCCTGTTTGGGCATCACAGGTAATGATGGTCAGGTGTTTGTCGTTTTTCAATGCGGCTTGCACCTGCTGTTGAAGGGTCTGGGCCACACCGTTGACATCGTAAAAGGTGTCGGTAAAATGCCCAAGCTTCACCCTGGATTTAGGGGCCTGTATCCCGTTTTTGTATCCGGTAAACCGGTTAAGGACCGCCGCATTTATTTCATTGTCCTTGGCAAAGTGGACAAAAGCCAAAAAGTAGGGTGCTAAAAGAGAGTAGAGCCCGCCCACAGAGCCGATGGTCTGGAATATGTTGAACAGGTTGGCCCCGCAGGCCTGTCCTAGAAGATGGTCGCCTGTGTGGGACAAAACTTTGTTTGAGAGCTGGTTGACAAAATCGAACCATAATTTTTCCCTGTGCTGTTCCTGTTTTTCCAGGGAGGAGCCAAGGCGTATTTTGTTTGATTGGACCCTGGCGATATTCATCAGGTCCGGGTTTTCGGCAAACAGACGCTCGGTCTCCCTTCTGATCAGATCTTTTATGGAAACGAATTGGGTTGTTTCCTGGCGGTTTTTACGTTTGCTGAAGAAGGTGTAAAACTTTGATATAAGTCCGTCATCTACATTGGATACCGGCATCAGGGACTGGTCAAGAAATTTGAGCAGCTGGTCCTTGCCTGTGTGGCGCCCGAGGTTGAATCGGTTGCTGTAAAATTGGTAGGCAATGCCGTAGAGGTTGTGGGCCATGGTCTGGGGCGTGGACGGATCGGATACGGCCCGGGATTTGCCGTTAAGGATGCCGGCCATGAAATCGTCAAGATTCGTTGCATTATCCACAGCCGTGCAGGTTCTGGCGATATTTAACCCGGAGTGATCATCGGATCCGCCGGTGAGGTTTTTTTTCCATGGTGTGTCGAACAGCGGCTGGTAATCATAAATGTTTGACAGTCGTTCAATGTCCATGGGGGTGAGCTGCTTAAGCACCTGGGAAACAATTTGATTTTGTTTGTCGTTTCTTGCACCGTTGAGCTCAAAGTTTTTAAACAGTAGAAGCATCTGTTCAAAATGGTTGATGGTCAGCCGGTCATTGACGGCGTAGAGGGGATGGGCAATAATATTGAGAATGTTCTCAGCATTGAGGTAGGCCACCAGATCAAAGATATTCTTCCGAATTTTCTGGATCTCATTATGATGGGCTTCGGTAATGTTCTGGGCCAGTACATGCACCTTGCAACCATCTTCGGGAAAATAGGCGGTGATCTCCTCGGAGATATATGTGTCCGGCAGATGGGCAATTTCAAGGGCCCCGTCAATGGTGTTATGGTCGGAGATCGTCACAAGGGACATGCCCTTTGCCTTGGCTGTGTTATACACCAGCATAGGTTCCGTGAAACTTTCAGGACAACTGATTTTCTGCAGGATCCACTGGGAAGGGCGCTTGGAAAACTTGGAGTGTACATGAAGGTCTATTTTCATCATTTCCTATCCTTATTAAAGAGATGAACATCCTGTTTGTCCTATAACTTACCTAAATTATGTTACATCCCTGTGAAGACAGGATTAGAAAAATGTGAAAAGAAAAGTGGACAGACAAAATCAAATCGAACAATGGCCGCTGTCTGGACAGGCCACCGTGCCTGCCCCCTAACGAGGGCAACCAGAAACGAGCGCAACCACGGCGGGATTGCCCCCACGAAAAATGGCCGACAATAGAATCACGCCTGGCGTGTGAAAAAAACTCGCTTTTTGTTCCGCGACAGCTGACGGCAGCAAACCCGTTACCGTCAATACTCCGGGTTGTTTCAGATGCTCGGGACGGATGATCTCCCCGGCATTTTCCCGGACCGTTTTCCTGAGTTCAACTTTCATTGTCTCATCAGCGGATGCTGCCGGTTCAGCGATATTTTTGAGATAATGCAACTGGCAGAAAGCGTGTCGGGCTTCACTGATGGTGATTCTGCCGGCTAAATCCGAGTGAATCTCTTCGAAAGTACATCTGCTGGCCTGTCGTTGCCATCCGATCGTTGTAATGACGTCAAAACCATAGGTGCAATACATCGGAGCAATTTGCTGCCATTCAGAGGATCGCCACTTTTCCCCGTAATTGGTGCAACCGGGACTGTCGCACTGCTTGGGCCAATAACCGACTTCCACTGTCGATGACAGGTTTTGTACAATTTTATGTCCGCTTGAATAACGACTCAACTCCAGTTGTTCACCACACAACGGACATTGATCTAATTCGCAAATGTACATTTCCGATGTTTGAGGGTATAATGTACGGCGTGTTCTCATGGCATGTTCTCCTTTGGGAGTCTTTGTTTTTGGCAAAACATTTATTGCCATGAGAACTTCCTTTATTCAACCCTTTTCGGGGTGAGTTTTGCGGTTTTGCGAAACTAGATACAAGAAACAAGACGGCGAAGCGCCTGCGGTGCCCATTTTAGTTTCATAGGGTATTAAAAATGAATCCAGAAAACCAAAAAGGAAGAAGGATCGTGATGACAGCCATTACAAAAAATACGGGAAACAGCGGTTCCGGCCCCCCTGGAATCCCTAAGATTCCTACGGGGATCCGGGGGCTGGATGAGGTCCTTAACGGGGGCGTCCCCAAAGGCGCAATGACACTTCTCAGCGGCGGACCGGGAACAGGCAAAACCATGCTGGGGCTTGAATTCCTTGCCCGGGGGGCCATGGCCGGGCACCCCGGCATTCTGTTGACCTTCGAGGAAACGGAGCCGGCCTTGAAAAACTATGCCGCGGGGTTCGGGTGGGATCTTCCGGAGTTCGAATCCAAAGGGCTTATAGCCGTTGTATCAGCCCGTATCCAACCGGACGCCGTGCTTTCCGGCGATTTCGACCTGCGCGGCGTCATTGGCATCCTGCGGCAAAAGGCAGATACCATGAAGGCCGAACGGGTGGTTGTCGATGCCCCGGACGTGTTTCTTCGCCTTTTGGGCGACATCGCAAAAGAGCGGGCCGAACTCCATCTGTTGCACGAATGGCTACGCGAGGCCGGGATGACGGCCTTGATGACGGTCAAGCGCCGAACGGACCCGTCTTTGGCCTTGCATTATGATTTCCTTGATTACATGGCCGACTGCGTGATTCAACTGGACCAGCGGGTTCTTGAGCAGGTCACTACCCGGCGTCTGCGGGTGATCAAGTACCGCGGCGCCGCGTACGGCCGAAACGAGTATCCGTTCGGCTTCACGGACCTGGGCGTCTGGATCATTCCCGTAACCCAGGCCAGCCTGCAGCACGCCAGCCTCGGCGAAAACCTCTCCACCGGCGTGAATCAACTGGACGAGATTCTGGGCGGCGGTTACCGGCGCAACTCCTGCACACTGCTGACGGGCAATTCCGGCACCGGCAAGACCACCTTCGCCTGCGCGTTTGCCCTTTCCATGGTTTCGTTGGACGAACGCGTCCTCTACCTGGATTTCGAGGAAAGCTGGGACGCCCTGGTTTCTTGCATGCTGAGCACCAGCCTCGACCTTCGGCCGGCCAGGGAGTCCGGCAAGCTGAAATTTATTTCCCACATGCCCGAATCCCAGGGCATCGAGGAACACCTGATCCAGGCACTTCGCGCCATCGAAGCGTTTGAACCGCATCATCTGATCATCGACGCCATTTCCGCCTGCCGCCGCATGGGCTCGGAACACGCGGCTTTCGATTTCCTCATTCGCATCATCGATCATTGCAAGCAACGCGGCATCACTACGCTGCTCACCAACCTGATTTCAGCCATGGACCCGGGCCGGGAAATCACAGGCATCGATCTTTCCTCGGTTATCGATACGGTGATCGTTTTGCGCAACGTGGAAAAAAAGGGGTGCTTCGTGCGGGACCTGGGCGTCCTCAAATCACGGGGCCGCGCCCATTCGAGCCGCATTCACGAATTCCGGATCACGGACAACGGTTTTGAGATCGGCGGAAAGGAGGGGGATCATGTCAAATAAAGAGCCGGCCCGAAACCCCGGGATCCGCCGCTGTGTGGCCCGGCTTTTTGTCTGCGGTGATGCCCTCAACTCGCAAAGGGCCAGGGAAAATCTTCGGCGACTGCGGGAAACGCTTGATCACGTTGAATTCAAAGTAGCGGTCATCGATGTGAACCAGGCCCCCCAGACGGCCCTGGATCAGGGGGTTTTCGTCAATCCCGCCCTTCAGGTGCTCGAACCCGCACCGGGAATGCTGATTTACGGCGATTTGAGCGATTTAACGGCCTTGGCATCGCTGTTTCCGAAAGGGGATGCATAATGAGTACTTCGACATCACCGTCTTACGATGAGTTGAAGCGGCGCCTGGAGGCTGCGGAGTCGGCGCTGCAGGCCATCCGGGAGGGCCGTGTGGACACCATTCTGGGCGAACGCGAGGCCCTGGTGGTGCGTCTGGCAAAGGCCGAGGCCCGGGAAGCCCATCTGAAGCAGGTGCTACTCGCCATCCGCAACGTCAACCAGCTTATCGTGGTCGAGGACGACCCGCTGTGCCTGATCGAGCAGGCGTGTGGGAATCTGACCGAAACAATGGGGTATCACAACGCCTGGATTGCCCTGCTGGGTGGTGAAGCGGCCCGGGGGCTGGGGCTGCAAACCGAAGGGCCGGTGGCGGCGGCCGCGGCTGCGGGGTTCGACGGCGGGTTCGAGATCCTGCGCAAGCGCCTCGAGCGTGGGCAATTCCCGGATTGTATGGCCCGCGCGATGGAAAGCGGAGAGACGCTGGTGAAGGGCAACCCGGCGGCGGATTGTCCCGACTGCCCCCTGCACGGCCAATACGGCGGCCGGGCGGGTTTGGTGCGCCGCCTGGAAGCGGACGGCGTGACCTATGGTATCCTGACGGTCTCCGTCCCTGCCGCATACGCCCGGGACGACGAAGAACAGGATCTCTTCAACGAGGTGGCCGGTGATCTGGCCTTTGCCCTGTACAAGATCACAGCGGCGCGAAAATTGGAGGAAAACCGACAACATCTGGCTCTCGTCATCGAGGGGTCGGACGTGGGAACCTGGGAGTGGAACGTCCGGACCAATGAAACCCGCTTCAACGAGCAGTGGGCGGCCATGCTCGGATACACCATCGAGGAACTGACGCCTTACGACTATGCGACCTGGGAACGCCTGGTTCACCCGGGAGACCTTGGACAGGCGCGCCAGGCCCTGGCGGATTGCGTTGAGGGCCGGACGACCGACTACAACTGCGAGTTCCGCATGCAGCACAAGGACGGCCGCTGGGTATGGATTCTCGATCGAGGGCGCATCATGACCCGCGACGACGTGGGCAAGGCGCTATCCATGTTCGGCACGCATACCGACATTACGGATCTAAAACAGACTGAAGAATCGCTCAGACGGCAGCACGACATGCTGGCCCGCACCGAGGCCCTCGCTCATGTGGGCAGCTGGGCGTGGGAAGCCGAAGGCGACAAGGTCACCTGGTCGGAAGAACTGTTCCGCATCTTCGGACTCGAACCCAGGGAACAAGCCCCCCCATTTGCCGAGCACCAGGCTTTTTATGTCCCAGCGGATCGCGCGCGCCTGGCCAAGGCGGTTGAAAACTGCCTGCAAAACGGCGTCCCTTATGCTTTGGAAGTACGTTTCACGCGCACCGACGGACAGTTGCGTCACTGCATCGTGCGGGGAATTCCAGAGCACGGTGCCGATGGCGCGGTCAACCGTCTGTATGGCAGTCTGCATGACATCACGGAAATAAAGCGCGCGCGAGAACGCATTGCCATCCTGGGCCACATGCTCGACGAGGCCCCCGCTTCGATGTCAAGCACTATCGCAAGAACGGCTCGACGTTCCCCCTTGAGGTTCTGGCCAAACAAATCGAATGGGAAGGCCGGCGAGCCGTTCTGAGCATCGCTACGGACATTACCGAGCGCAGGCAGGCTGAAGAGGCGTTTGCCCGACAACAGCGATCCATCAAACTATCCAGTCAGATCGCCAGTGTTTTTCTGATCTCCTCCCGGAACGAGGTCTTTGCTGATGTTCTTGATGTCCTCCTGAGTGCCCTGGACAGCCGGTTCGGCTTTTTCGGGTACATTGATGAGGCCGGCGACCTGGTCTGTCCCTCCATGACGCGGGAGATCTGGGATCAATGCCAGGTGCCCGAAAAGAGCATCGTTTTTCCCCGAGCCGACTGGGGAGGGCTGTGGGGTCGGTCGCTGATGGAGAAGCAGACATTGGTCGCCAACGAAAACCTCCGGATTCCCGAAGGACATGTGGCCCTGGAGAACGCCCTGGCGACGCCCATTGTGCACCATGATAAACTGATCGGCCAGTTTGTCGTAGCCGACAAGGCGGGGGGATACAACAAGGACGACCGGGACCTTCTGGAAAGCGTGGCAGCGCAAACGGCGCCGATTCTGTTTGCCATCCAGGAAGACGCCCGCCAAAAAAAAGCGCATGAGAAACTGGAAGAGCAAATGCGCCAGGCCCAGAAAATGGAGGCCGTAGGCCGTTTGGCAGGCGGCGTGGCCCACGATTTCAACAACATGCTGGGGATTATTCTCGGGCATGCGGATATGCTCCTGGAGGAGATGGACCCGGATCAGGCATTGTATGCCGATCTTACGGAAATCAGAAAAGCCGGTGAACGCTCCGCCGATCTGACCCGGCAACTCCTGGCGTTTGCCCGCAAACAGACCGTGGCCCCCAAGGTGATCGATCTCAACAAAACCGTGGCAGGCATGCTCAACATGCTGCAGCGGCTGATCGGTGAAGATATCGATATGGCCTGGATTCCGGGCGAGAAGATGTGGCCGGTGAAAATCGATCCCGCCCAGATCGACCAGGTTCTGGCCAACCTGTGCGTCAACGCCCGGGATGCCATTGCTGATGTCGGCAAAGTGACCATCGAAACGGGCAACATTGTTTTTGACGAGGAATACTGCAAGGAACATGCTGGTTTTGTGCCTGGTGAGTATACCTTGCTGACGGTGAGTGACAACGGTTGCGGCATGAACGCCGAGACGCTTGAAAATATCTTCGAACCGTTTTTCACCACCAAGGAATCGGACAAAGGCACCGGCCTGGGCCTTGCCACGGTCTATGGTGTGGTCAAGCAAAACAATGGTTTCATCAATGTCTACAGCGAGCCGGGCCAGGGTACGACCTTCCGGATCTACCTGCCGCGCCACCGGACAAAAGAGGTCCGGTGGCCGGACAAGGAAGCGATCCGACCCGCCGCGCGCGGTCGCGAAACGATCCTGCTGGTCGAAGACGAGCCGGCCATCCTGAGAATGACAACGATGATGCTGGAGCGGACCGGTTACACGGTCCTTGCGGCCGGCACGCCGGGAGAAGCCATCGCGCTTGCCCGTGAACACGCCGGCGATATTCACCTGCTCATGACCGATGTGGTGATGCCCGAGATGAACGGTCGGGACCTGGCAAAAAACCTGCTGTCGCTTTATCCGAATCTCAAGCTATTGTTCATGTCCGGCTATACAGCGAATGTGATCGCCCACCATGGTGTATTGGATGAAGGCGTACAGTTCATTCAAAAGCCCTTCTCAAAGACGGACCTGGGCGTCAAAGTCAGAGCCGTCCTGGATCGGAAATAACGGATTCAATCCCGGTGGCCAGAGATTAATTGATCTCAGGCTTTTGATCATGTGAAAAAATGTCCCGCATTTTTTTAAAAAAAGCGGGACAATAAGATTAAAAGCGTGTCAGGAAGGGCGTGCCACAAGGACAGGAATCTTTGATTCAT
Encoded here:
- the kaiC gene encoding circadian clock protein KaiC, whose translation is MNPENQKGRRIVMTAITKNTGNSGSGPPGIPKIPTGIRGLDEVLNGGVPKGAMTLLSGGPGTGKTMLGLEFLARGAMAGHPGILLTFEETEPALKNYAAGFGWDLPEFESKGLIAVVSARIQPDAVLSGDFDLRGVIGILRQKADTMKAERVVVDAPDVFLRLLGDIAKERAELHLLHEWLREAGMTALMTVKRRTDPSLALHYDFLDYMADCVIQLDQRVLEQVTTRRLRVIKYRGAAYGRNEYPFGFTDLGVWIIPVTQASLQHASLGENLSTGVNQLDEILGGGYRRNSCTLLTGNSGTGKTTFACAFALSMVSLDERVLYLDFEESWDALVSCMLSTSLDLRPARESGKLKFISHMPESQGIEEHLIQALRAIEAFEPHHLIIDAISACRRMGSEHAAFDFLIRIIDHCKQRGITTLLTNLISAMDPGREITGIDLSSVIDTVIVLRNVEKKGCFVRDLGVLKSRGRAHSSRIHEFRITDNGFEIGGKEGDHVK
- a CDS encoding GAF domain-containing protein — translated: MSTSTSPSYDELKRRLEAAESALQAIREGRVDTILGEREALVVRLAKAEAREAHLKQVLLAIRNVNQLIVVEDDPLCLIEQACGNLTETMGYHNAWIALLGGEAARGLGLQTEGPVAAAAAAGFDGGFEILRKRLERGQFPDCMARAMESGETLVKGNPAADCPDCPLHGQYGGRAGLVRRLEADGVTYGILTVSVPAAYARDDEEQDLFNEVAGDLAFALYKITAARKLEENRQHLALVIEGSDVGTWEWNVRTNETRFNEQWAAMLGYTIEELTPYDYATWERLVHPGDLGQARQALADCVEGRTTDYNCEFRMQHKDGRWVWILDRGRIMTRDDVGKALSMFGTHTDITDLKQTEESLRRQHDMLARTEALAHVGSWAWEAEGDKVTWSEELFRIFGLEPREQAPPFAEHQAFYVPADRARLAKAVENCLQNGVPYALEVRFTRTDGQLRHCIVRGIPEHGADGAVNRLYGSLHDITEIKRARERIAILGHMLDEAPASMSSTIARTARRSPLRFWPNKSNGKAGEPF
- a CDS encoding radical SAM protein — encoded protein: MAHIHSGLKTAALILKGRMPGQLVIQITDRCNATCPQCGMRKTSTFDRTRLSNDQLKKIIDAAGEKGFQAISFTGGEPMLLRKDLPELIRHAGKAGIPYIRTGSNGFFFADHENPGFKDKVKAIADELADTPLRNFWISLDSSVPHIHEQMRGFNGVVRGMEKALPFFHHAGIFPSVNLGLNRNVSQLTRNVSGV
- a CDS encoding circadian clock KaiB family protein, which codes for MSNKEPARNPGIRRCVARLFVCGDALNSQRARENLRRLRETLDHVEFKVAVIDVNQAPQTALDQGVFVNPALQVLEPAPGMLIYGDLSDLTALASLFPKGDA
- a CDS encoding ATP-binding protein, whose amino-acid sequence is MEWEGRRAVLSIATDITERRQAEEAFARQQRSIKLSSQIASVFLISSRNEVFADVLDVLLSALDSRFGFFGYIDEAGDLVCPSMTREIWDQCQVPEKSIVFPRADWGGLWGRSLMEKQTLVANENLRIPEGHVALENALATPIVHHDKLIGQFVVADKAGGYNKDDRDLLESVAAQTAPILFAIQEDARQKKAHEKLEEQMRQAQKMEAVGRLAGGVAHDFNNMLGIILGHADMLLEEMDPDQALYADLTEIRKAGERSADLTRQLLAFARKQTVAPKVIDLNKTVAGMLNMLQRLIGEDIDMAWIPGEKMWPVKIDPAQIDQVLANLCVNARDAIADVGKVTIETGNIVFDEEYCKEHAGFVPGEYTLLTVSDNGCGMNAETLENIFEPFFTTKESDKGTGLGLATVYGVVKQNNGFINVYSEPGQGTTFRIYLPRHRTKEVRWPDKEAIRPAARGRETILLVEDEPAILRMTTMMLERTGYTVLAAGTPGEAIALAREHAGDIHLLMTDVVMPEMNGRDLAKNLLSLYPNLKLLFMSGYTANVIAHHGVLDEGVQFIQKPFSKTDLGVKVRAVLDRK
- a CDS encoding glycosyltransferase; amino-acid sequence: MMKIDLHVHSKFSKRPSQWILQKISCPESFTEPMLVYNTAKAKGMSLVTISDHNTIDGALEIAHLPDTYISEEITAYFPEDGCKVHVLAQNITEAHHNEIQKIRKNIFDLVAYLNAENILNIIAHPLYAVNDRLTINHFEQMLLLFKNFELNGARNDKQNQIVSQVLKQLTPMDIERLSNIYDYQPLFDTPWKKNLTGGSDDHSGLNIARTCTAVDNATNLDDFMAGILNGKSRAVSDPSTPQTMAHNLYGIAYQFYSNRFNLGRHTGKDQLLKFLDQSLMPVSNVDDGLISKFYTFFSKRKNRQETTQFVSIKDLIRRETERLFAENPDLMNIARVQSNKIRLGSSLEKQEQHREKLWFDFVNQLSNKVLSHTGDHLLGQACGANLFNIFQTIGSVGGLYSLLAPYFLAFVHFAKDNEINAAVLNRFTGYKNGIQAPKSRVKLGHFTDTFYDVNGVAQTLQQQVQAALKNDKHLTIITCDAQTGRTGNGVKNFTPIGVYEIPEYTEQKMYYPPFLEMLDYCYHQGFTHIHSATPGPIGLAALAISKILKLPLSSTYHTQFPQYAQYLTGDDFIEGLTWKFMIWYYDQMDQIYVSSQNSFDELTERGIKAEKIRIMPRGINTEIFHPSKRCDTLTSNFGVNEDALKFLYVGRVSREKNLPLLVDAFKTLYATNDKVHLTVVGDGPYADEMKGMLKNYPVTFTGYLSGEPLCRVYASADIFVFPSTTDTFGNVVLEAQASGLPVIVSDLGGPCENMLDRKTGIIIKSDDSTALLSAMQEFVIAPGLCAQMSRWAREYMENRSFENAFIQSWEFYKEMEPPVSMEEFLKAV